The sequence TTCTTGGTGGTCAGGTACTTGACGATGGCCGAGGCCTGCATCTGGTACGTCGTCACCAGCGGGAATGCCCACGGGAACACCGAGCCATCGACTGCATCGGTACGGCCGTAGCCGACCATCATCAGCGGTACCTTGTCTTCGGCGGTCTTGTCGATCAGCGCGTACGAAATACCGGTCGCCATCACGTTGTAGGCGGTGCCTTTGGTGATCGGATTCTTGTTCTTGAGGCGCTCGTAGCACTCGACGCCCTTGGCGTTGTTGTACTCGGTTTCACACTCTTCCCAGGACAGCTTGACGCCATTGACGCCGCCTTCTTTCATATTGACGTAGTTCAGATAATCGACATAGCCGCCGTAGAACGACTGGCCGTTTGCGCCGTACGGGCCGACGCGGTAACTCGGGATCGCAATGAACTGGTCATTGGCTTGCGCCACGGCTGGCGTCAGCGGCGCGAGCAGTGTCGCGACGGTAGCTGCGGCGAACAGGATATTTCTCAACTTGGTCATGCTGTCTCCTTCATTTGGATGAGGTACTTTTTTGGGTGCTGCGGTAAAACGTTGCTGCGGTCAGGATCAATGCGGGAACGGCCACAGGCGCAACTTCTCCTTGGTGATCGCCCACATGCGCGCCAGGCCATGCGGTTCGACAATCAGGAAGAAAATAATCAACGCGCCAAACATCATCATCTGGATATGCGACACCGCCGAACCGGACAACGGCAAGTGCAGCAACGCTGCCAGCGGCGGCAAAAAGTTATCCAGGAAAATCGGGAACAGCAGGATGAAGGCCGAGCCGAGGAAGGCCCCCAGGATGCTGCCGACACCGCCGATGATGATCATGAACAGGATGCGGAACGACAGGTCCAGCGAAAAGCCATCCGGCTCGACCGACCCGAGGTAGCAGAACGCGTACAGCGCACCGGCCACGCCGCAATAGAACGAGCTGACCGCAAAGGCCACGAGCTTGGTCTTCATCAGCGGAATGCCGATCACTTCGGCGGCCACATCCATGTCGCGCACCGCCATCCATGCCCGGCCGGTACCGCTGCGCACCAGGTTCTTGGCGATCAGCGCCATGACGGTGACGATGGCCAGCACGAAGATGTATTTCTTCATCGGCGTGTTGATCGCGTAGCCGAACATTTCCAGTTTCTGGGCACTGATGACGCCGGATGAACTGTCATTCGAGAACCATGAAAACTTGGTCAGCACCCAGATCACGAAAAACTGCGCTGCCAGCGTCGCAACGGCCAGATAGAAGCCCTTGATGCGCAGCGATGGCAGGCCGAACAGCACGCCGACGGCTGCCGCACACAAGCCGGCGAGGATGAAGGACACGAGGATCGGGATGCCTTCGATGCGCAGCTGGAAGTTGTACGCCGCATAGGCACCGACAGCCATGAAGGCCGCCGAACCCAGCGACAGCTGGCCGGCGTAGCCGGTCAGGATATTGAGGCCCAGTGCTGCCAATGCCAGTACCAGGAACGGAATCAGAATCGCGGAAAACCAGTACTCGGAACCGAGCAGCGGAATCCCGACAAAGGCAATCGCCAGCACGATGGCCATGCCGATGCGGTCCTGGCGTAACGGAAAAATCTGGCTGTCGGCCACGTAGCTGGTTTTGAATTGGCCGGCTTCACGATAGAACATGGGTGTCTCCTGAATGTGTGAGTGCTAAACGCGGTCGATGTGCTTTTCGCCGAACAGGCCGGACGGCCGTACCAGCAAGAACAGCAACGCGAACACATACGGAAACCAGCCTTCGATGCCACCGAAATTGCCACCGAAGGCGTCCTGCATGACCGGCGGAATATAGATCTCGGCCAGCTTTTCGGACGCGCCGATGATCAGCCCGCCGACGATCGCGCCGGGCACCGACGTGAAGCCGCCCAGGATCAGCACCGGCAAGGCCTTGAGTGCCGTCATCGTCAGCGCGAACTGCACGCCATTGCGCGAGCCCCACAGCAAACCGGCCGCCAGCGCGACGAAACCCGCCACGCCCCAGACGATGGCCCAGATATGCTGCAGCGGAATGCCCAGTGACAGCGCGGCCTGATGGTCGTCAGCGACCGCGCGCAAGGCCCGGCCGATCTTGGTCTTCTGGAAAAACAGCGCCAGCAAGGTCACCAGCACGATGACCATGCCGGAAGCGAACAGGTCGAACTTCGAGATGCCGATGCCGTAGTTGTCCATGATCGACTGGATTGGTTCGTCGACGATACCGAGATTGATCGGCCGCACTTCGCTACCGAACAGCAGCGGCCCGAGGCCTTCGAGGAAAAACGTCAGGCCGATGGTCGCCATGAACAGCGTGATCGGCGGCTGGTTGACCAGCTTGCGCAACACGAAGCGTTCGGTCGACAGCCCGACGATGATCATCACCACGAACGCACCGATGATCGCTGCCCACATCGGCAAGCCCTTGTCCATCAGTCCGACCACCGCCAGCGCGGCGAAATACACCATCGCGCCCTGGGCAAAGTTGAAGACACCGGAGGCCTTGTAGATCAGCACGAAACCGAGTGCGACCAGCGAATACATCAGGCCGGTCAGCATGCCGCTGAGCAGGACTTCAAAGAAAAATTTCATGTGATCCTCTTAATGCGATGTGCCGAGATAGGCCTTGATGACATCCGGATTGGCCATCACTTCGGCCGGCGTGCCGTCACCGATTTTCTTGCCGTAATCGAGCACCACGACGCGGTCCGAGATATCCATCACGACGCCCATGTCATGTTCGATCAGCACGATGGTGGTGCCGAACTGGTCGTTCACGTCGAGCACGAAGCGGCACATGTCCTGTTTTTCTTCGACGTTCATGCCGGCCATCGGCTCATCAAGTAGCAGCAGACTCGGCTCGGCCGCCAGCGCGCGCGCCAGCTCGACGCGTTTCTGCAAGCCGTACGGCAAACGCCCGACCGGCGTCTTGCGGATGTGCTGGATTTCGAGGAAGTCGATGACTTCTTCAACCCGCTTGCGGTGTTCGATTTCTTCGGTGCGGGCCGGTCCCCACCACAGCGCATGGGCAAACAGACCCGACTTCATGCGCGTGTTGCGACCGGTCATGATGTTGTCGAGGACCGTCATGCCCTTGAACAGCGCGATGTTCTGGAAGGTCCGGGCGATGCCCTGGTGCGCCACGCGGGTCGGGTTCATCGCATGGCGCTTTTCGCCATGGAAGGTGATGTCGCCGTGCTGCGGGTGATATACGCCATTGATGACATTGAGCATCGAGCTCTTGCCCGCACCGTTGGGGCCGATGATGGCGCGGATTTCGTGTTCCTTGACGTCGAAGGAAATGTCGGTCAGCGCTTTCACGCCGCCGAACGCCAGCGAAATATTCTGCAGGCTCAGGATCACGTCGCCGGTTTGTCGTTGAGTACTCATGAAGTTCCGATCAGGCTGCGCGCGGGAGAGCGGCGACAATTTTTGCGCTGCGAATTTGCAGGTCGGCGGCGACCATGCCCTTGCGGCCATCTTCGAACTTGACCTGGGTTTCGATGTATTGCGAGGTCTTGTCCGAGTACAGCGCGTCGATCAGCACCGCGTATTTTTCGGCAATGAAACCGCGCCGGACCTTGCGGGTGCGGGTCAGTTCGTCGTCATCCGGATCGAGTTCCTTGTGCAGGATCATGAAGCGATGGACTTGTGAGCCGGCCAGCAGCGGGTCGTGCACCAGGTCGGCATTGACCTTGGCGATGCATTCGGCGATCAGGTCATTGACCGCCGGCAGCGCAGCCAGGTCGGTGTAGCCGCTGTAGGCCAGGCCGCGTCGTTCGGCCCAGTTGCCCACCGCTGCCATGTCGATGTTGATGAAGGCATTGCACTGCGTGCGCTGGTCGCCGAAAGCCACGGCTTCCTTGATGTACGGGAAGAACTTCAGTTTGTTCTCGATGTACTTCGGCGCGAACATCGCGCCATCGGCCATCTTGCCGACATCCTTGGCGCGGTCGATGATCTTCAGGTGGCCATCGGCATCGAAGAAGCCGGCGTCGCCAGTGAGGAAAAAGCCATCGGCATCGATCGCTTCGGCGGTCGCATCGGGGCGCTTGAAGTAGCCGGTCATCAGGCCGCGCGAACGCACCAGTACTTCGCCGCTGTCGCTGAGCTTGATCTCGACGCCCTTCATCGGCTTGCCGACCGTGTCGAGCTTGACGTCGCCGGAACGCTGCATGCAGACCGACACGCAGGTTTCGGTCATGCCATACAGCTGCTTGAGGTTGATGCCGAGCGAACGATAGAAGTCGAACAGGTCGGGCCCGATCGCTTCGCCGCCGGTGTAGGCCACGCGCAGGCGCGACAGGCCCAGCACGTTTTTCAGCGGACCATAAATGAGCAGTTCGCCGAACGCGTATTCGAGCCGGTCGAGCAGGCTGACGCTGCCTTTGCCATCAAGGATAGGAATGCCGACACGCCGTGCCACGGCCATGAAATGATGGAATAGCTTGCGCTTGATCCAGCTGGCGTCTTCGATGCGGATCATCACTTGCGTGAGGATGTTTTCATAGACGCGCGGCGGACCGAAATAATAGGTCGGGCCGATTTCGCGCAGGTCGGTCATAACCGTCTCCGGCGACTCCGGGCAGTTCAGGCACAGGCCCGTCAGATGCGCTTGCCCATACGAGTACAAAAAGTCGCCGACCCACGCCAGCGGCAGATAACAGAGCACGTCATCGGCTTCGGTTAGCTGGTCGAACTCGACCAGGTTGGTAGCGGTGGCGATCATCGCTGCATGCGAATGGCAGACGCCCTTCGGCTTGCCGGTGGTGCCCGAGGTGTACAGGATGATGGCGGTGTCGTCGGGCTGGCCGAGATTGACTTCGCGCATGAAAAAATCGGGATGGGCGAGGTCGTACTTGCGGCCGATTTCCTGCAGCTTGGCGTAGCTGTCGAGCTCGGGCTGGGCGTAATGGCGCAGGCCGCGTTCGTCATCGACGATGATGTGATGGATCCGGTCGGCCATTGCCGGCTGGGTCTGCTTGATCTCGAAGAGCTTGTCGACCTGCTCCTGGTCTTCGACCACGGCGAAGTCGATCTCGGCATCCTGCAGCACGTAGGCCATGTCGGCCGCCGGCGCATCCTGATACAGCGGCACCGGCACGCCGCCCAGGCATTGGACTGCCGACATCGCCCAGTACAGACGCGGCCGGTTGTCGCCGATGATGGCCAGATTCATGCCGCGCTTGAAGCCGATCGCCGCCAGCCCGCAGGCCAGCGCACGGACTTCGGCGGCGACTTGCGACCAGCTTGTGGCTTGCCAGATACCGAGGTCTTTTTCGCGGAAGGCGGCCTTGTGCGGCCGTTGCTGCGCGTGTTGCAAGAGCAGGTGCGGGAACGTCGTTCCCGTCGCCTTGGTTGTTGTCTCCACCATGGTCCTCTTATATTGGGTGCTGCTTGCCGGACTGTGTCCGGCGCGGTGGCACTGCTCTCTGGCAGTGCTCGACGGGTAGTGTGGTCGTTGAAACTGACGCGACTCTTACTGTGATTTTTTCTATTTCAGTGATGGGCAATTCGATTGCGCACGATCAAATCGCGCCTGCACCACCGGTACGTCTACAATGACAACGTCCGGCTTTTGTTTGATAGATAGTAGTTGCTCGTCTCGCTGCAGGTTGTCACCGGCACGACAATCAAGGATTTATTTCATCACTTTCGTTGGCGCACTGCACCATGACCCCAGTTCCTTCCAGCATCGCGCAATTCCTCGATCAGACCTTTTGGGCACCGTCGCTGACCCAGGCGCAGCGCGAGCGTGTTGCCTGCGAAATGAGCGAGCGCGTGGTGCCGGCCGGCGGGTATGCCTGCCGCAAGGCGGAACCCGTCGATCACTGGATCGGCGTGATGTCGGGCCTGCTGAAAATGAGCAGCGTCTCGCCCGAAGGCAAGATCGTCACCTTCACCGGCATGGGGCCGGGCGGCTGGTTTGGCGAAGGCTCGGTGCTGAAAACCGAAGTGCGCCGCTACGATGTGGTGGCGCTGCGCGAAAGCCGGCTGGCGTATATGCCGCGCGCGACCTTCACGTGGCTGCTCGACACCAGTATTTCGTTTAACCGTTTTTTGCTGCTGCAATTGAACGAGCGTCTCGGCCTGTTTATTTCGCTGGTCGAATATGACCGCATGCTCGACCCGGATACGCGCGTGGCACGGTGCCTGGCGGCGCTGTTCAATCCATACCTGAATCCGCACAATGGCTTGCAACTACAGATCTCGCAGGAAGAAATCGGCTACCTCTGCGGCACCTCGCGCCAGCGTGCCAACCAGGCCTTGCAGGTGCTCGAAAGAGATGGCTTGCTGAGTGTGGATTACGGTGGCATCACGATACTGAACCTGGCCGGCTTGCGACTTTTCGGCAGTTGATGGCCGACGCCAGGCGCGTGGCCACCATTGAACCGGGTGTTTCCATCACGGAAACGCTGTGGCATATTGTCCGTTGCATTGCCCTCTTCTCCCCTGACCAACCCGGAACGCTGCAATGACTTTTACCGATGCAATCAAGACCTGTTTTTCGAAATACGCCGACTTCAACGACCGCGCGTCGCGCGAAGAGTACTGGTACTTCGCCTTGTTCACGTTGCTCGGCAGTCTCGTGCTGACGATGATCGACAACACCGCCAGTGGTGTGTTTTCGCTGGTCACGCTGGTGCCGTCGATTGCTGCTGCGAGCCGTCGCCTGCACGATACCAACCGCAGCGGCTGGCTGCAGCTGTTGTGGCTGGTACCGCTGATTGGCTGGATCGTGGTGGTGGTGTTCCTGGTGCAGCAGGCAAAAGAACCCAATCAGTTCGGGGTGTCCCCGGACCATTCGTTGTCGTGACATTAAACGGAGCTTGTTACCATGAACATTGAGCCGGATGCTGCTACCGAAATCGCCCTGCTGCGCCAGCAGCTCGCCGTCAGTGAAGAAGAACTGCGCACCTTGCGTGCCGGGATCACGTCACTGATCCGGCATGATGCGCTGACCGGCGTGATGAACCGCCGCACGCTGCTTGAAACGCTGGATGGCGAACTGCAACGTTCGCGCCGGACCGGCCAGCCGTT comes from Actimicrobium sp. CCC2.4 and encodes:
- a CDS encoding AMP-dependent synthetase/ligase → MVETTTKATGTTFPHLLLQHAQQRPHKAAFREKDLGIWQATSWSQVAAEVRALACGLAAIGFKRGMNLAIIGDNRPRLYWAMSAVQCLGGVPVPLYQDAPAADMAYVLQDAEIDFAVVEDQEQVDKLFEIKQTQPAMADRIHHIIVDDERGLRHYAQPELDSYAKLQEIGRKYDLAHPDFFMREVNLGQPDDTAIILYTSGTTGKPKGVCHSHAAMIATATNLVEFDQLTEADDVLCYLPLAWVGDFLYSYGQAHLTGLCLNCPESPETVMTDLREIGPTYYFGPPRVYENILTQVMIRIEDASWIKRKLFHHFMAVARRVGIPILDGKGSVSLLDRLEYAFGELLIYGPLKNVLGLSRLRVAYTGGEAIGPDLFDFYRSLGINLKQLYGMTETCVSVCMQRSGDVKLDTVGKPMKGVEIKLSDSGEVLVRSRGLMTGYFKRPDATAEAIDADGFFLTGDAGFFDADGHLKIIDRAKDVGKMADGAMFAPKYIENKLKFFPYIKEAVAFGDQRTQCNAFINIDMAAVGNWAERRGLAYSGYTDLAALPAVNDLIAECIAKVNADLVHDPLLAGSQVHRFMILHKELDPDDDELTRTRKVRRGFIAEKYAVLIDALYSDKTSQYIETQVKFEDGRKGMVAADLQIRSAKIVAALPRAA
- a CDS encoding Crp/Fnr family transcriptional regulator, with the protein product MTPVPSSIAQFLDQTFWAPSLTQAQRERVACEMSERVVPAGGYACRKAEPVDHWIGVMSGLLKMSSVSPEGKIVTFTGMGPGGWFGEGSVLKTEVRRYDVVALRESRLAYMPRATFTWLLDTSISFNRFLLLQLNERLGLFISLVEYDRMLDPDTRVARCLAALFNPYLNPHNGLQLQISQEEIGYLCGTSRQRANQALQVLERDGLLSVDYGGITILNLAGLRLFGS
- a CDS encoding branched-chain amino acid ABC transporter permease is translated as MFYREAGQFKTSYVADSQIFPLRQDRIGMAIVLAIAFVGIPLLGSEYWFSAILIPFLVLALAALGLNILTGYAGQLSLGSAAFMAVGAYAAYNFQLRIEGIPILVSFILAGLCAAAVGVLFGLPSLRIKGFYLAVATLAAQFFVIWVLTKFSWFSNDSSSGVISAQKLEMFGYAINTPMKKYIFVLAIVTVMALIAKNLVRSGTGRAWMAVRDMDVAAEVIGIPLMKTKLVAFAVSSFYCGVAGALYAFCYLGSVEPDGFSLDLSFRILFMIIIGGVGSILGAFLGSAFILLFPIFLDNFLPPLAALLHLPLSGSAVSHIQMMMFGALIIFFLIVEPHGLARMWAITKEKLRLWPFPH
- a CDS encoding ABC transporter ATP-binding protein, encoding MSTQRQTGDVILSLQNISLAFGGVKALTDISFDVKEHEIRAIIGPNGAGKSSMLNVINGVYHPQHGDITFHGEKRHAMNPTRVAHQGIARTFQNIALFKGMTVLDNIMTGRNTRMKSGLFAHALWWGPARTEEIEHRKRVEEVIDFLEIQHIRKTPVGRLPYGLQKRVELARALAAEPSLLLLDEPMAGMNVEEKQDMCRFVLDVNDQFGTTIVLIEHDMGVVMDISDRVVVLDYGKKIGDGTPAEVMANPDVIKAYLGTSH
- a CDS encoding branched-chain amino acid ABC transporter permease, with the translated sequence MKFFFEVLLSGMLTGLMYSLVALGFVLIYKASGVFNFAQGAMVYFAALAVVGLMDKGLPMWAAIIGAFVVMIIVGLSTERFVLRKLVNQPPITLFMATIGLTFFLEGLGPLLFGSEVRPINLGIVDEPIQSIMDNYGIGISKFDLFASGMVIVLVTLLALFFQKTKIGRALRAVADDHQAALSLGIPLQHIWAIVWGVAGFVALAAGLLWGSRNGVQFALTMTALKALPVLILGGFTSVPGAIVGGLIIGASEKLAEIYIPPVMQDAFGGNFGGIEGWFPYVFALLFLLVRPSGLFGEKHIDRV
- a CDS encoding DUF805 domain-containing protein, with product MTFTDAIKTCFSKYADFNDRASREEYWYFALFTLLGSLVLTMIDNTASGVFSLVTLVPSIAAASRRLHDTNRSGWLQLLWLVPLIGWIVVVVFLVQQAKEPNQFGVSPDHSLS